A single Ptiloglossa arizonensis isolate GNS036 chromosome 2, iyPtiAriz1_principal, whole genome shotgun sequence DNA region contains:
- the LOC143143575 gene encoding uncharacterized protein LOC143143575 — MLATKFNVSVTWKISSSISKFFERNFSCSDNVSDKKFQKYRKEIVSKCKEHQEKRERCPKLTHDVSSDKTLFPNSKSKCEEKIVVEKYEKAYEYIKKRKKSILKDIRSDLNHILVKLYEAVELMRNNEEQQLQEFSRPIEAKLEQLINLDLSCGSQKRKCAMILNHNVQQAFGKLRSDIVPKVTRIEEMLKNLESDLLICIGRVESLMSSCQKCKNYLELAKSTEENEYNAKQILDQTATHALIRLNEIETYKRNTLQYHETMMNQITKKHREKNKDFLEQLDKCILAVKNKK; from the exons ATGCTCGCTACGAAATTTAATGTTTCCGTAACGTGGAAAATTTCCAGCAGTATTTCTAAATTCTTTGAACGTAATTTTTCTTGCAGCGACAACGTGTCGGATAAAAAATTCCAGAAGTATAGAAAAGAAATAGTATCAAAATGCAAGGAGCATCAAGAGAAACGCGAACGATGTCCAAAACTAACTCACGATGTTTCGAGTGATAAAACCCTGTTTCCAAATTCTAAATCAAAA TGTGAAGAAAAAATCGTCgtggaaaaatacgaaaaagccTACGAGTACATAAAGAAACGTAAGAAATCGATCTTGAAAGATATTCGAAGTGATTTGAACCACATCCTGGTGAAACTTTACGAGGCTGTGGAACTAATGAGGAACAACGAAGAACAGCAACTGCAAGAATTTTCTCGTCCCATCGAGGCGAAACTTGAGCAATTGATCAATTTGGATCTTTCGTGTGGTTCTCAGAAACGAAAATGTGCGATGATCCTCAACCATAACGTTCAGCAAGCATTTGGTAAGCTGAGATCCGATATCGTGCCAAAAGTGACGAGAATCGAGGAAATGTTGAAGAATTTGGAATCGGACTTGTTGATTTGCATTGGTCGAGTTGAATCTTTAATGTCTTCCTGTCAGAAGTGCAAGAATTATCTCGAATTGGCTAAATCCACCGAAGAGAACGAATACAATGCGAAACAAATACTAGACCAAACGGCTACGCACGCGTTAATTAGGTTAAACGAAATCGAAACGTACAAACGCAACACTTTGCAGTATCATGAAACGATGATGAATCAAATTACGAAGAAGCATCGGGAGAAAAATAAAGATTTCTTAGAGCAATTGGACAAATGTATTTTAGCTGTTAAAAACAAGAAATAA